Proteins from a single region of Gossypium arboreum isolate Shixiya-1 chromosome 1, ASM2569848v2, whole genome shotgun sequence:
- the LOC128291838 gene encoding uncharacterized protein LOC128291838: protein MSIDAKGIQLFVWRIIRFSGICCYKFGRKYPDVSGFLIFVFLLYIFFPHVFLYFMYISPIIVCTAVFIRFYFKTKYAASRWLKKKESADGKVVNTSNEASLRLQKSVRRNARKEVLEWDGKHSEEKDMLFVRSTCDSPSSKTNFLEENSKVTFDRVGSSSSEHGEGSPHDETGNPNLVFDSETSKPHRVLDDSFQGSSGTGPRARARARGVNSLEEANDAGNKATNRMDLGLTELERNKRLQSLIAKRRAKKLFRMAIEKSLMGINGIPPQIAPILTAKINNGEFSSHLDEDDLPMPGSAPSLLLPKQNSFDLPYDPLEEKPNLMADSFQQEFMPANLFCRHESFRHGPLFTFPSSQYPYGAEFNTYYSGEKRLFEWKPDKGGHHQLNSSGIENDIDLVEVEESNHNEAINLSEEKREKNIEIPHNRTEVEGEKMEHPHDLEPGLDSGSEVRMETDSIKNNNSCDSSSSENTEAILDQTSKSPGLRNDHVQRALKLAIPPKGRAINRLSFDSSPSPSERRRIDIHSFYSTYRRQCHTPTFSIASDLQVEVSEVGSPPLTTDGTTSPADGDSVIYDADVERDINSESEEPWGGSFNLSREEANRERLRELDDIIEEESAEVASISPSEHETKQNLNSKISLSSIVITENGASPPTYINSETHQDSSNCRHGSLQTFYESKSTMESGKEVKESHPSNFIEEDTQTLTEHKARDARKAVRSRDKLKSAPDIIVDQNVSENNILEQRLRESIARALNRRLMLDQFSVSSSSSPRSVLPQNILADQMPISEVAQRIQRNLSQSVGEDIVRHNLAYEQAHESFTSNRPRFSHEFVWSSMNRSFSSCGLGTLEAARKVIEAGNMAVNINNSAVFNKDEGEKLETNEGGSQFLIRPEDINRPEKSNKQEVYTDKTEAIESDYTSIVESAKERENSAAEVDRICKVNESVANNVINKEIKNDVFEGEEALRILGKLEAVIEPSNATGETNAGSVEDTEDESKRIAKAKATAGISTLTGETNSLNNIKNGEKIQNLTDQEGVMDASQSGEVQEENLKVIESILNVDSITKGISIDHDMTIKASKPTESEVKAAKMIKYDTGIDPSKSGKENAKSDDTETVEPTNSPRKVFKEGNNVVNIYDLGVIGKEGEKLTTKEGEFQFSIGQEGIGGPEKLNELEADLNKTEAIESDYTTIVETAKERENSAAEVDRICKVNESVSDNVTNKEIKDDVLEGEGALRILGKIEAVMEPLNTSRETSPGSIEDSEHKSKRLAKAEANASLSTSAGETNSLNYIKNGEQIQNMYRQEGIMGTSQSMEDNCMAIDSILDVDNATKGTSIDHEFAAKASKPKDSEHKSKRLAEVEANASLSTSAGETYRLNNIRIGQQMQNMSRQEGIMDTSQSMEDNLKALDSIPDVDNATKGTSINKASKPEDSEHKSKILAEAEANASLSTSAGEAKSLSSIKNGEQIQNMSRQQGIMDASPSGEDNLKAIDGILGVNTATKGTSINHDTVVRALAPTESEVKAVKTDEKDSNAVAK from the exons atgagtaTTGATGCAAAGGGTATCCAACTTTTTGTCTGGAGAATTATTAGATTTTCTGGAATTTGTTGCTATAAATTTGGACGAAAATACCCAGATGTTTCAGGGTTTTTGATCTTTGTTTTCCTTTTGTACATATTTTTCCCTCATGTTTTCTTGTATTTTATGTACATTTCCCCTATTATTGTCTGCACTGCTGTTTTTATCCGATTTTATTTCAAAACCAAGTATGCTGCATCCCGATGGCTAAAGAAAAAAGAGAGTGCAGATGGAAAAGTTGTAAATACATCAAACGAGGCTTCATTGCGACTCCAGAAAAGTGTTCGACGAAATGCTCGAAAGGAAGTGCTAGAATGGGATGGAAAACATAGTGAGGAAAAAGACATGCTTTTTGTGAGAAGTACTTGTGATAGTCCGTCTAGTAAAACTAATTTCTTGGAAGAAAATTCCAAGGTTACCTTCGATAGGGTAGGAAGTTCTAGCAGTGAACATGGAGAGGGTTCCCCCCATGACGAAACTGGAAATCCGAATTTGGTCTTTGATAGTGAGACATCGAAACCTCATCGGGTGTTGGATGATAGCTTTCAAGGGTCATCAGGAACAGGTCCTCGTGCTCGTGCTCGTGCTCGTGGTGTCAACAGCTTGGAAGAAGCGAATGATGCTGGGAATAAGGCTACGAATCGTATGGATCTTGGGTTAACTGAGTTGGAAAGAAACAAAAGGCTGCAAAGTTTAATTGCGAAACGTAGAGCAAAAAAGTTGTTTAGAATGGCAATTGAGAAAAGCCTGATGGGTATCAATGGTATTCCTCCTCAAATAGCTCCCATTCTAACCGCTAAAATCAACAATGGTGAGTTTTCAAGTCATCTTGATGAAGACGATTTACCAATGCCTGGTTCAGCCCCTTCCTTATTGTTGCCTAAACAGAATTCATTTGACCTACCTTATGATCCACTTGAAGAAAAACCCAACCTTATGGCCGATAGTTTCCAACAAGAATTCATGCCAGCCAATCTCTTCTGCAGACACGAAAGCTTCCGTCACGGACCTTTGTTTACATTTCCATCTTCTCAATATCCATATGGTGCCGAGTTTAACACGTATTATAGCGGTGAGAAAAGGCTTTTTGAATGGAAGCCAG ACAAAGGAGGTCACCACCAGCTTAATTCCTCTGGTATAGAAAATGATATTGATCTTGTTGAGGTAGAAGAATCAAATCACAATGAGGCGATAAACTTATCCGAagagaaaagggaaaaaaatatagaaatcccACACAATAGGACCGAAGTAGAAGGAGAGAAGATGGAACACCCTCATGATCTGGAGCCAGGATTAGATAGTGGAAGTGAAGTCAGAATGGAGACAGATTCAATTAAAAACAACAATTCCTGTGACTCATCTTCATCCGAAAACACAGAAGCTATCTTAGATCAAACAAGTAAATCTCCTGGGTTACGCAATGATCATGTGCAAAGGGCCCTTAAACTTGCAATTCCTCCTAAGGGGAGAGCTATTAATAGACTTTCCTTTGATTCCAGCCCGTCGCCATCTGAAAGGCGTAGGATAGACATTCATTCATTTTACAGTACATATAGGCGAcagtgccataccccaacgtttTCCATAGCTTCTGACTTGCAAGTTGAGGTCTCAGAAGTTGGTTCACCTCCATTAACAACTGATGGAACAACTTCACCTGCTGATGGTGATTCAGTTATATATGATGCGGATGTTGAAAGGGATATCAATTCCGAAAGTGAAGAACCGTGGGGAGGTTCATTTAACCTATCAAGAGAAGAGGCAAATCGAGAAAGACTAAGAGAATTAGATGATATTATTGAAGAGGAATCTGCTGAAGTTGCTTCAATCTCTCCATCCGAACATGAAACCAAGCAAAATTTGAATAGCAAAATTTCACTATCTTCAATAGTAATAACTGAGAATGGTGCATCCCCTCCAACATATATAAACTCTGAAACTCATCAAGATTCCAGCAACTGCAGGCATGGCAGTTTACAAACATTTTatgagagtaaaagtaccatggaatCTGGAAAGGAAGTAAAGGAAAGCCATCCTTCAAATTTTATTGAAGAAGATACTCAAACCTTAACTGAGCATAAAGCTAGGGATGCACGAAAGGCAGTTCGAAGCAGAGACAAATTAAAATCTGCTCCAGATATCATAGTTGATCAAAATGTTTCAGAGAACAATATATTGGAACAAAGATTACGTGAATCTATTGCAAGGGCTCTAAATCGAAGATTGATGCTTGACCAATTTTCTGTCAGCTCATCTTCATCTCCAAGGTCTGTATTACCACAAAATATCTTGGCAGATCAAATGCCTATATCAGAAGTTGCACAACGAATACAACGAAATCTATCACAGTCTGTTGGGGAAGATATAGTGAGGCACAATTTAGCATATGAACAAGCACATGAAAGCTTTACTTCTAACAGGCCCCGATTTTCTCATGAATTTGTTTGGAGTTCAATGAATCGCTCATTCAGTAGTTGCGGTCTTGGAACATTGGAG GCTGCAAGGAAGGTCATTGAGGCAGGCAACATGGCCGTAAATATCAATAATTCAGCAGTCTTTAACAAGGATGAAGGGGAGAAGTTGGAAACTAATGAAGGTGGATCCCAATTCTTAATCAGACCAGAAGATATCAACAGGCCTGAAAAATCAAATAAACAAGAAGTATATACGGACAAAACAGAAGCAATTGAAAGTGATTATACAAGCATTGTTGAAAGTGCAAAAGAAAGAGAG AATTCTGCAGCTGAAGTTGATCGTATTTGCAAGGTTAATGAGTCAGTAGCTAATAATGTAATCAACAAAGAGATCAAGAATGATGTTTTTGAAGGTGAAGAAGCGCTCCGAATATTAGGTAAACTAGAGGCTGTCATTGAACCATCAAATGCCACCGGGGAAACTAATGCAGGATCTGTTGAAGATACAGAAGACGAATCCAAAAGAATAGCCAAAGCCAAAGCAACTGCTGGCATATCAACTTTAACGGGAGAAACTAATAGCTTGAATAAcattaaaaatggtgaaaagatACAGAATTTGACTGATCAAGAAGGTGTCATGGATGCATCACAATCAGGGGAGGTTCAGGAGGAAAATCTAAAGGTCATTGAAAGCATCCTAAATGTTGATAGCATTACAAAGGGTATATCTATCGACCATGACATGACCATCAAAGCATCAAAACCAACAGAATCTGAAGTCAAGGCAGCCAAAATGATTAAATATGACACTGGAATTGATCCATCAAAATCAGGAAAGGAAAATGCTAAATCGGATGATACTGAAACTGTG GAACCAACAAATTCTCCTAGGAAGGTCTTTAAGGAAGGCAACAATGTTGTAAATATCTATGATTTAGGAGTCATTGGCAAAGAAGGGGAGAAGTTGACAACTAAGGAAGGTGAATTCCAATTCTCAATAGGACAGGAGGGCATCGGGGGACCTGAAAAATTAAATGAACTGGAAGCTGATCTGAACAAAACAGAAGCAATTGAAAGTGATTATACAACGATTGTTGAAACTGCAAAAGAAAGAGAg AATTCTGCAGCTGAAGTTGATCGTATTTGCAAGGTGAATGAGTCAGTATCTGATAATGTAACGAACAAAGAGATCAAGGACGATGTTCTTGAAGGTGAAGGTGCGCTCCGGATATTAGGTAAAATAGAGGCTGTCATGGAACCATTAAATACCTCCCGGGAAACTAGTCCAGGATCTATTGAAGATtctgaacataaatccaaaagaTTAGCCAAAGCCGAAGCCAATGCTAGCCTATCAACTTCAGCAGGAGAAACTAACAGCTTGAATTACATAAAAAATGGTGAACAGATACAAAATATGTATCGACAAGAAGGTATCATGGGCACATCACAATCAATGGAAGATAATTGCATGGCCATTGATAGCATCCTAGATGTTGATAATGCTACAAAGGGTACATCTATCGACCATGAATTTGCTGCAAAAGCATCAAAGCCAAAAGATTCTGAACACAAATCCAAAAGATTAGCCGAAGTTGAAGCCAATGCTAGCCTATCAACTTCAGCAGGAGAAACTTACCGCTTGAATAACATTAGAATTGGTCAACAGATGCAAAATATGTCTCGTCAAGAAGGTATCATGGACACGTCACAATCAATGGAAGATAATCTCAAGGCCCTTGATAGCATCCCAGATGTTGATAACGCTACAAAGGGTACATCTATCAACAAAGCATCAAAACCAGAAGATTCTGAACACAAGTCCAAAATTTTAGCTGAAGCTGAAGCCAACGCTAGCTTATCAACTTCAGCAGGAGAAGCTAAGAGCTTGAGTAGCATAAAAAATGGTGAACAAATACAAAATATGTCTCGTCAACAAGGTATCATGGATGCATCACCATCAGGGGAAGATAATCTCAAAGCCATTGATGGCATCCTAGGTGTTAATACCGCTACAAAGGGTACATCTATCAACCATGACACTGTGGTGAGAGCACTAGCACCAACAGAATCTGAAGTCAAGGCTGTCAAAACTGATGAAAAAGATAGCAACGCAGTGGCAAAATAA
- the LOC108482967 gene encoding ATP-dependent zinc metalloprotease FTSH 7, chloroplastic-like isoform X1, which translates to MLSTEFLRPATITFHGKFSTNSYSNLLYLHGLNFKAIRFRVLQQKTNRFFPNSITSTLKNVAVVGNHERLNLYGRGKLRFKESKILANCTDSSDSKASSGEKNESEGGQGVTQKQSPSNSGGSTNQRGEKGGRSGLWRSKGKKWQWQPIVQAQEIGVLLLQLGVVMFVMRLLRPGIPLPGSEPRIPTTFVSVPYSEFLNKINSNQVQKVEVDGVHVMFKLKNEGSVQESEIGKFQESESLLRSVAPTKRIVYTTTRPSDIKTPYEKMLENDVEFGSPDKRSGGFFNSALIALFYVAGLAGLLHRFPVNFSQHTAGQIRNRKTRSSGGSKASEQGETITFADVAGVDEAKEELEEIVEFLRNPDRYIRLGARPPRGVLLVGLPGTGKTLLAKAVAGEAEVPFISCSASEFVELYVGMGASRVRDLFARAKKEAPSIIFIDEIDAVAKSRDGKFRIVSNDEREQTLNQLLTEMDGFDSNSAVIVLGATNRSDVLDPALRRPGRFDRIVMVETPDRIGREAIIKVHASKKELPLGDDVDLGDIASMTTGFTGADLANLVNEAALLAGRNNKVVVERIDFIQAVERSIAGIEKKTAKLKGCEKAVVARHEAGHAVVGTAVANLLHGQPRVEKLSILPRSGGALGFTYIPPTNEDRYLLFIDELRGRLVTLLGGRAAEEVIYSGRVSTGALDDIRRATDMAFKAVAEYGLNQTIGPLSLATVSGGGMDESGGGVPWGRDQGHLVDLVQGEVKALLQSAHEVALSVVRANPTVLEGLGAHLEENEKVEGEELQKWLKLVVAPKELIIFVEGKQESLLPVQAGSG; encoded by the exons ATGTTATCTACTGAATTTCTACGACCGGCGACGATAACATTCCACGGTAAATTCAGCACAAATTCTTACTCTAATCTTCTTTATCTACATGGATTAAACTTCAAAGCCATTCGGTTTAGGGTTTTGCAACAAAAAACGAACCGTTTCTTCCCCAATTCTATCACTTCCACCCTAAAGAACGTCGCCGTTGTGGGAAACCACGAGAGATTAAATCTTTACGGAAGAGGTAAATTAAGGTTCAAAGAGAGCAAAATTTTGGCTAATTGTACGGACAGCAGCGATTCGAAGGCGAGCTCCGGCGAGAAAAATGAAAGCGAAGGTGGGCAAGGAGTGACGCAGAAACAGAGTCCGTCAAATTCGGGGGGTTCGACCAATCAGAGAGGAGAAAAGGGTGGAAGAAGCGGGTTGTGGAGGTCCAAAGGAAAGAAATGGCAGTGGCAACCGATAGTTCAAGCTCAAGAAATTGGTGTTTTGCTTTTACAGTTGGGTGTTGTTATGTTCGTTATGCGACTGCTCCGACCCGGGATTCCGTTGCCCGGGTCCGAGCCTAGGATCCCGACGACTTTTGTCAGCGTTCCTTACAGCGAGTTTTTGAATAAGATTAATAGTAATCAGGTTCAAAAGGTGGAGGTTGATGGAGTTCATGTAATGTTCAAACTGAAGAACGAAGGGAGCGTTCAAGAGAGTGAAATTGGTAAGTTTCAGGAGTCGGAGTCCTTGTTGAGGAGTGTGGCGCCTACAAAGCGAATTGTATATACAACAACTCGGCCTAGTGATATTAAGACTCCATATGAGAAGATGCTGGAAAACGATGTGGAGTTCGGGTCTCCCGATAAGCGATCTGGTGGATTCTTCAACTCTGCATTG ATAGCTTTGTTCTATGTTGCTGGTCTTGCGGGACTTCTCCATCGGTTCCCTGTGAATTTTTCTCAG CATACAGCTGGTCAGATTAGGAATCGCAAGACAAGGAGTTCTGGGGGTTCAAAAGCCTCTGAACAAGGTGAAACAATAACTTTCGCTGATGTGGCTGGTGTTGATGAGGCAAAGGAGGAACTTGAAGAAATTGtg GAATTTCTTAGGAATCCAGACAGGTATATACGGCTTGGTGCTCGTCCTCCACGAGGAGTTCTCCTG GTGGGTCTTCCTGGGACAGGCAAGACTCTTCTAGCAAAAGCTGTGGCTGGTGAGGCAGAAGTTCCATTCATAAGTTGTTCTGCAAGTGAGTTTGTAGAGTTGTATGTTGGCATGGGTGCATCACGAGTTAGAGATCTCTTTGCACGAGCTAAGAAGGAGGCACCATCAATAATTTTTATTGATGAG ATAGATGCCGTGGCTAAAAGTCGCGATGGTAAATTTCGCATTGTTAGCAATGACGAACGGGAGCAAACTTTGAACCAATTACTCACT GAGATGGATGGATTTGACAGCAATTCCGCTGTGATTGTTCTTGGAGCTACAAACCGTTCTGATGTCTTGGATCCTGCCCTTCGTCGACCAGGGAGATTTGATCGTATTGTTATG GTAGAGACTCCTGACAGGATTGGAAGAGAAGCTATTATAAAAGTGCATGCCTCCAAGAAGGAACTTCCCCTTGGAGATGATGTTGATCTTGGTGACATTGCCTCTATGACTACTGGTTTTACTGG GGCTGATCTTGCAAATCTGGTAAATGAAGCAGCCTTACTCGCTGGAAGAAATAATAAAGTTGTTGTAGAGAGGATTGATTTCATTCAGGCAGTAGAACGATCAATAGCT GGCATAGAGAAGAAAACTGCCAAATTGAAGGGATGTGAGAAGGCTGTGGTTGCAAGGCATGAAGCTGGCCATGCAGTAGTAGGTACAGCTGTTGCAAACCTTCTTCATGGACAGCCACGTGTTGAG AAACTGAGCATACTGCCAAGATCTGGAGGAGCATTGGGCTTTACTTATATTCCTCCTACCAATGAGGACAGATATTTACTCTTCATTGATGAGTTACGTGGCCGTTTGGTTACTCTTCTTGGTGGACGTGCTGCAGAGGAAGTTATCTATTCAGGTCGTGTTTCTACTGGTGCACTTGATGATATTAGGCGGGCGACAGACATGGCATTCAAGGCAGTAGCTGAATATGGTCTTAATCAGACTATAGGGCCTCTCTCTTTAGCTACGGTTTCTGGTGGAGGCATGGATGAATCCGGGGGTGGAGTTCCTTGGGGACGAGATCAG GGACATCTAGTTGATCTTGTCCAAGGAGAGGTGAAGGCATTACTACAGTCTGCCCATGAAGTAGCCCTTTCTGTTGTACGTGCTAATCCAACTGTTTTGGAAGGGCTTGGTGCTCACCTGGAAG
- the LOC108482967 gene encoding ATP-dependent zinc metalloprotease FTSH 7, chloroplastic-like isoform X2 has translation MLSTEFLRPATITFHGKFSTNSYSNLLYLHGLNFKAIRFRVLQQKTNRFFPNSITSTLKNVAVVGNHERLNLYGRGKLRFKESKILANCTDSSDSKASSGEKNESEGGQGVTQKQSPSNSGGSTNQRGEKGGRSGLWRSKGKKWQWQPIVQAQEIGVLLLQLGVVMFVMRLLRPGIPLPGSEPRIPTTFVSVPYSEFLNKINSNQVQKVEVDGVHVMFKLKNEGSVQESEIGKFQESESLLRSVAPTKRIVYTTTRPSDIKTPYEKMLENDVEFGSPDKRSGGFFNSALIALFYVAGLAGLLHRFPVNFSQHTAGQIRNRKTRSSGGSKASEQGETITFADVAGVDEAKEELEEIVEFLRNPDRYIRLGARPPRGVLLVGLPGTGKTLLAKAVAGEAEVPFISCSASEFVELYVGMGASRVRDLFARAKKEAPSIIFIDEIDAVAKSRDGKFRIVSNDEREQTLNQLLTEMDGFDSNSAVIVLGATNRSDVLDPALRRPGRFDRIVMVETPDRIGREAIIKVHASKKELPLGDDVDLGDIASMTTGFTGADLANLVNEAALLAGRNNKVVVERIDFIQAVERSIAGIEKKTAKLKGCEKAVVARHEAGHAVVGTAVANLLHGQPRVEKLSILPRSGGALGFTYIPPTNEDRYLLFIDELRGRLVTLLGGRAAEEVIYSGRVSTGALDDIRRATDMAFKAVAEYGLNQTIGPLSLATVSGGGMDESGGGVPWGRDQGHLVDLVQGEVKALLQSAHEVALSVVRANPTVLEGLGAHLEDNIHTLQTG, from the exons ATGTTATCTACTGAATTTCTACGACCGGCGACGATAACATTCCACGGTAAATTCAGCACAAATTCTTACTCTAATCTTCTTTATCTACATGGATTAAACTTCAAAGCCATTCGGTTTAGGGTTTTGCAACAAAAAACGAACCGTTTCTTCCCCAATTCTATCACTTCCACCCTAAAGAACGTCGCCGTTGTGGGAAACCACGAGAGATTAAATCTTTACGGAAGAGGTAAATTAAGGTTCAAAGAGAGCAAAATTTTGGCTAATTGTACGGACAGCAGCGATTCGAAGGCGAGCTCCGGCGAGAAAAATGAAAGCGAAGGTGGGCAAGGAGTGACGCAGAAACAGAGTCCGTCAAATTCGGGGGGTTCGACCAATCAGAGAGGAGAAAAGGGTGGAAGAAGCGGGTTGTGGAGGTCCAAAGGAAAGAAATGGCAGTGGCAACCGATAGTTCAAGCTCAAGAAATTGGTGTTTTGCTTTTACAGTTGGGTGTTGTTATGTTCGTTATGCGACTGCTCCGACCCGGGATTCCGTTGCCCGGGTCCGAGCCTAGGATCCCGACGACTTTTGTCAGCGTTCCTTACAGCGAGTTTTTGAATAAGATTAATAGTAATCAGGTTCAAAAGGTGGAGGTTGATGGAGTTCATGTAATGTTCAAACTGAAGAACGAAGGGAGCGTTCAAGAGAGTGAAATTGGTAAGTTTCAGGAGTCGGAGTCCTTGTTGAGGAGTGTGGCGCCTACAAAGCGAATTGTATATACAACAACTCGGCCTAGTGATATTAAGACTCCATATGAGAAGATGCTGGAAAACGATGTGGAGTTCGGGTCTCCCGATAAGCGATCTGGTGGATTCTTCAACTCTGCATTG ATAGCTTTGTTCTATGTTGCTGGTCTTGCGGGACTTCTCCATCGGTTCCCTGTGAATTTTTCTCAG CATACAGCTGGTCAGATTAGGAATCGCAAGACAAGGAGTTCTGGGGGTTCAAAAGCCTCTGAACAAGGTGAAACAATAACTTTCGCTGATGTGGCTGGTGTTGATGAGGCAAAGGAGGAACTTGAAGAAATTGtg GAATTTCTTAGGAATCCAGACAGGTATATACGGCTTGGTGCTCGTCCTCCACGAGGAGTTCTCCTG GTGGGTCTTCCTGGGACAGGCAAGACTCTTCTAGCAAAAGCTGTGGCTGGTGAGGCAGAAGTTCCATTCATAAGTTGTTCTGCAAGTGAGTTTGTAGAGTTGTATGTTGGCATGGGTGCATCACGAGTTAGAGATCTCTTTGCACGAGCTAAGAAGGAGGCACCATCAATAATTTTTATTGATGAG ATAGATGCCGTGGCTAAAAGTCGCGATGGTAAATTTCGCATTGTTAGCAATGACGAACGGGAGCAAACTTTGAACCAATTACTCACT GAGATGGATGGATTTGACAGCAATTCCGCTGTGATTGTTCTTGGAGCTACAAACCGTTCTGATGTCTTGGATCCTGCCCTTCGTCGACCAGGGAGATTTGATCGTATTGTTATG GTAGAGACTCCTGACAGGATTGGAAGAGAAGCTATTATAAAAGTGCATGCCTCCAAGAAGGAACTTCCCCTTGGAGATGATGTTGATCTTGGTGACATTGCCTCTATGACTACTGGTTTTACTGG GGCTGATCTTGCAAATCTGGTAAATGAAGCAGCCTTACTCGCTGGAAGAAATAATAAAGTTGTTGTAGAGAGGATTGATTTCATTCAGGCAGTAGAACGATCAATAGCT GGCATAGAGAAGAAAACTGCCAAATTGAAGGGATGTGAGAAGGCTGTGGTTGCAAGGCATGAAGCTGGCCATGCAGTAGTAGGTACAGCTGTTGCAAACCTTCTTCATGGACAGCCACGTGTTGAG AAACTGAGCATACTGCCAAGATCTGGAGGAGCATTGGGCTTTACTTATATTCCTCCTACCAATGAGGACAGATATTTACTCTTCATTGATGAGTTACGTGGCCGTTTGGTTACTCTTCTTGGTGGACGTGCTGCAGAGGAAGTTATCTATTCAGGTCGTGTTTCTACTGGTGCACTTGATGATATTAGGCGGGCGACAGACATGGCATTCAAGGCAGTAGCTGAATATGGTCTTAATCAGACTATAGGGCCTCTCTCTTTAGCTACGGTTTCTGGTGGAGGCATGGATGAATCCGGGGGTGGAGTTCCTTGGGGACGAGATCAG GGACATCTAGTTGATCTTGTCCAAGGAGAGGTGAAGGCATTACTACAGTCTGCCCATGAAGTAGCCCTTTCTGTTGTACGTGCTAATCCAACTGTTTTGGAAGGGCTTGGTGCTCACCTGGAAG